A stretch of the Plodia interpunctella isolate USDA-ARS_2022_Savannah chromosome Z, ilPloInte3.2, whole genome shotgun sequence genome encodes the following:
- the Alh gene encoding protein AF-10 isoform X18 — protein sequence MKEMVGGCCVCSDERGWPDNPLVYCDGNGCTVAVHQACYGIVTVPTGPWYCRKCESPETKGKVRCELCPSKSGALKRTDTGGWAHVVCALYIPEVRFGNVTSMEPIVLRLIPPERYNKTCYICQDLGKSHRATAGACMQCNKSGCKQPFHVTCAQALGLLCEEAGNYLDNVKYCGYCQHHYSKLKKGGNVKTIPPYKPVSHDSQSSDSSCEKEGEASPMAAGSGTPTHAKSKGSGRKSSHTSSNASGKNTPNASKTPTNTSQPMDKKKPSPSRRGSSAGDAGSGSKASTPAPSPQHAAEQNQTSAGKGRTSGGSTPVNSKVAPPTASPSNKESVGVISSVAAATVTAAAAATAAPPSTASSSSVVQAPSKPYQESVITNVDSIDTKQTKKRKAVTAANNAAAEYVATPPPLVNDMTQNPLWESVPPSVELPAETLDKVIKKAKTESVPEINPPTSHFSSVSPAPPPPPPPPAHSPASQPSPRHLPSPMPGPSGINNMSNIRSPSQHQGAKDRDGHASLLVSVPLPSTSHGLNLSAHAQVSAASEMCGPSPHIFHQPQKQAAMEPSMPGHSPHAVPGRSTWGGLNVTYEMQQDPNKPGVSGVAGPSKDPGMVPMPPAAIRNKKRSAMATSVVSMASAPPPPTQTSQSMGGMRRAPQPTPPPIYQETIKDSPPSSPSSERPLKPKMESKVGASCTAPHMLGNELNPESGVAARLQEQLSAELLAHAAGSAGAEPLVPPPLVNKAAPSGGSSRSGGAQSLDQLLERQWEQGSQFLMEQAQHFDIASLLSCLHQLRTENVRLEDHVGSLLQRRDHLLAVNARLAIPLTTVSAGPPEPSRCTRENGSQVRPPPPPPVRSETITSERSHQLIMREVQQKPS from the exons ATGAAGGAGATGGTAGGAGGTTGCTGTGTGTGCTCTGATGAGCGAGGTTGGCCCGACAACCCTCTGGTCTATTGTGATGGGAATGGTTGCACAGTCGCTGTACATCAAG cgTGCTACGGTATAGTCACAGTACCCACTGGGCCATGGTATTGCCGAAAATGCGAAAGTCCGGAGACTAAAGGCAAAGTG CGATGCGAGCTATGCCCGTCTAAGTCCGGAGCCCTAAAGCGAACAGACACCGGTGGCTGGGCCCACGTGGTCTGCGCCCTCTACATACCAGAAGTCCGCTTTGGAAATGTCACGTCTATGGAACCTATTGTCTTGAGGCTGATTCCCCCTGAAAGATATAACAAG ACATGTTACATTTGTCAAGATCTGGGTAAATCTCACCGCGCCACTGCTGGAGCTTGCATGCAGTGTAATAAATCGG GATGCAAACAGCCCTTCCATGTGACCTGCGCCCAAGCCCTGGGCCTGCTCTGTGAGGAAGCCGGCAACTATTTGGACAACGTCAAATACTGTGGTTATTGTCAACACCATTACAGCAAATTG AAAAAAGGCGGTAACGTGAAGACTATCCCGCCATACAAGCCCGTGTCGCATGACAGCCAATCGAGCGATTCCAGTTGCGAGAAAGAGGGGGAGGCATCACCCATGGCCGCTGGCAGTGGGACTCCTACACATGCTAAATCCAAAGGG TCTGGCCGCAAGTCGTCTCACACGAGCAGCAACGCCTCAGGCAAGAATACTCCGAACGCGTCCAAGACACCCACTAATACCAGTCAGCCTATGG ACAAAAAGAAGCCGTCGCCCTCGCGCCGCGGCTCATCGGCAGGCGACGCCGGGTCGGGAAGCAAGGCCAGCACGCCCGCGCCCTCGCCACAACACGCAGCTGAACAGAATCAGACCAGTGCTGGAAAAGGTAGAA CGTCAGGCGGCTCGACGCCCGTGAACAGTAAAGTGGCGCCGCCTACGGCGTCCCCCAGCAACAAGGAGTCTGTCGGTGTCATCAGTTCAGTTGCAGCGGCCACGGTGACCGCTGCGGCGGCTGCCACCGCCGCCCCGCCCAG TACCGCGTCATCCTCGTCCGTGGTCCAAGCGCCTTCGAAGCCGTACCAAGAGTCGGTGATCACCAACGTGGACTCCATTGACACCAAGCAGACGAAAAAGCGTAAAGCGGTCACCGCAGCCAACAACGCCGCCGCTGAATACGTGGCCACTCCCCCACCACTG GTGAATGACATGACCCAGAACCCGTTGTGGGAGAGTGTACCACCCTCCGTCGAGCTGCCCGCGGAGACCCTGGACAAAGTCATCAAAAAG GCCAAGACCGAGTCGGTCCCGGAGATAAATCCGCCGACATCGCACTTCTCGAGCGTGAGCCCCGCGCCCcctccgccgccgccgccccccGCACACTCCCCCGCTTCGCAGCCTAGCCCCAg GCATTTGCCTAGCCCGATGCCAGGGCCCAGCGGCATCAACAACATGTCTAACATCAGGTCGCCGTCTCAGCATCAG GGCGCCAAGGACCGCGACGGGCACGCCTCGCTACTAGTGTCGGTGCCTTTGCCCTCAACCAGCCACGGACTCAACCTCTCCGCGCACGCACAG GTATCAGCCGCATCGGAAATGTGCGGACCATCGCCACATATATTCCACCAACCGCAAAAGCAG GCGGCCATGGAGCCTAGCATGCCTGGGCACTCACCGCACGCGGTCCCGGGTCGATCCACTTGGGGCGGGCTCAACGTCACATACGAGATGCAACAGGACCCGAACAAACCGGG CGTGAGTGGCGTAGCTGGTCCGAGCAAGGACCCGGGCATGGTGCCCATGCCGCCCGCCGCCATTAGGAACAAGAAACGCTCCGCAATGGCTACGTCTGTCGTGTCTATGGCCAGTGCCCCCCCTCCGCCTACAC AGACATCGCAAAGCATGGGCGGCATGCGCCGGGCCCCGCAGCCTACCCCCCCGCCCATCTACCAGGAGACTATCAAAGATTCACCCCCCAGTTCGCCTA GTTCGGAGAGGCCCTTAAAACCCAAGATGGAGTCAAA GGTGGGCGCCAGCTGCACAGCGCCGCACATGCTCGGCAATGAGCTGAACCCGGAGAGTGGTGTGGCGGCTCGGCTGCAGGAGCAGCTGAGCGCGGAGCTGCTGGCGCACGCGGCGGGCTCGGCCGGCGCGGAGCCGCTGGTGCCGCCGCCGCTCGTCAACAAAGCTGCGCCG AGCGGTGGATCAAGCCGATCAGGGGGTGCTCAGAGCCTGGACCAGCTGCTGGAGCGCCAATGGGAGCAGGGCTCTCAGTTCCTCATGGAGCAGGCACAGCATTTCGAca TTGCATCATTGTTGTCCTGCCTCCACCAGTTGCGCACTGAGAACGTTCGTTTGGAAGACCACGTGGGCAGTTTGCTTCAGCGACGAGACCATTTGCTGGCCGTAAATGCTAGGTTGGCCATCCCCCTCACAACTG TGTCAGCGGGTCCCCCGGAACCCAGTCGATGCACTCGTGAGAACGGGTCGCAGGTTCGACCCCCACCGCCGCCGCCGGTCCGCTCGGAGACAATCACGTCGGAACGATCTCACCAG CTGATAATGCGAGAAGTGCAGCAGAAGCCCAGCTGA
- the Alh gene encoding protein AF-10 isoform X13, whose protein sequence is MKEMVGGCCVCSDERGWPDNPLVYCDGNGCTVAVHQACYGIVTVPTGPWYCRKCESPETKGKVRCELCPSKSGALKRTDTGGWAHVVCALYIPEVRFGNVTSMEPIVLRLIPPERYNKTCYICQDLGKSHRATAGACMQCNKSGCKQPFHVTCAQALGLLCEEAGNYLDNVKYCGYCQHHYSKLSGRKSSHTSSNASGKNTPNASKTPTNTSQPMETNQDTTETMPVGKKHKASEKSGKLHPSSDKKKPSPSRRGSSAGDAGSGSKASTPAPSPQHAAEQNQTSAGKGRTSGGSTPVNSKVAPPTASPSNKESVGVISSVAAATVTAAAAATAAPPSTASSSSVVQAPSKPYQESVITNVDSIDTKQTKKRKAVTAANNAAAEYVATPPPLVNDMTQNPLWESVPPSVELPAETLDKVIKKAKTESVPEINPPTSHFSSVSPAPPPPPPPPAHSPASQPSPRHLPSPMPGPSGINNMSNIRSPSQHQGAKDRDGHASLLVSVPLPSTSHGLNLSAHAQVSAASEMCGPSPHIFHQPQKQAAMEPSMPGHSPHAVPGRSTWGGLNVTYEMQQDPNKPGVSGVAGPSKDPGMVPMPPAAIRNKKRSAMATSVVSMASAPPPPTQTSQSMGGMRRAPQPTPPPIYQETIKDSPPSSPSSERPLKPKMESNRVGASCTAPHMLGNELNPESGVAARLQEQLSAELLAHAAGSAGAEPLVPPPLVNKAAPSGGSSRSGGAQSLDQLLERQWEQGSQFLMEQAQHFDIASLLSCLHQLRTENVRLEDHVGSLLQRRDHLLAVNARLAIPLTTVSAGPPEPSRCTRENGSQVRPPPPPPVRSETITSERSHQLIMREVQQKPS, encoded by the exons ATGAAGGAGATGGTAGGAGGTTGCTGTGTGTGCTCTGATGAGCGAGGTTGGCCCGACAACCCTCTGGTCTATTGTGATGGGAATGGTTGCACAGTCGCTGTACATCAAG cgTGCTACGGTATAGTCACAGTACCCACTGGGCCATGGTATTGCCGAAAATGCGAAAGTCCGGAGACTAAAGGCAAAGTG CGATGCGAGCTATGCCCGTCTAAGTCCGGAGCCCTAAAGCGAACAGACACCGGTGGCTGGGCCCACGTGGTCTGCGCCCTCTACATACCAGAAGTCCGCTTTGGAAATGTCACGTCTATGGAACCTATTGTCTTGAGGCTGATTCCCCCTGAAAGATATAACAAG ACATGTTACATTTGTCAAGATCTGGGTAAATCTCACCGCGCCACTGCTGGAGCTTGCATGCAGTGTAATAAATCGG GATGCAAACAGCCCTTCCATGTGACCTGCGCCCAAGCCCTGGGCCTGCTCTGTGAGGAAGCCGGCAACTATTTGGACAACGTCAAATACTGTGGTTATTGTCAACACCATTACAGCAAATTG TCTGGCCGCAAGTCGTCTCACACGAGCAGCAACGCCTCAGGCAAGAATACTCCGAACGCGTCCAAGACACCCACTAATACCAGTCAGCCTATGG AGACCAACCAAGACACAACCGAGACGATGCCAGTCGGCAAGAAACACAAAGCGTCCGAAAAGA GCGGAAAATTGCATCCATCGTCAGACAAAAAGAAGCCGTCGCCCTCGCGCCGCGGCTCATCGGCAGGCGACGCCGGGTCGGGAAGCAAGGCCAGCACGCCCGCGCCCTCGCCACAACACGCAGCTGAACAGAATCAGACCAGTGCTGGAAAAGGTAGAA CGTCAGGCGGCTCGACGCCCGTGAACAGTAAAGTGGCGCCGCCTACGGCGTCCCCCAGCAACAAGGAGTCTGTCGGTGTCATCAGTTCAGTTGCAGCGGCCACGGTGACCGCTGCGGCGGCTGCCACCGCCGCCCCGCCCAG TACCGCGTCATCCTCGTCCGTGGTCCAAGCGCCTTCGAAGCCGTACCAAGAGTCGGTGATCACCAACGTGGACTCCATTGACACCAAGCAGACGAAAAAGCGTAAAGCGGTCACCGCAGCCAACAACGCCGCCGCTGAATACGTGGCCACTCCCCCACCACTG GTGAATGACATGACCCAGAACCCGTTGTGGGAGAGTGTACCACCCTCCGTCGAGCTGCCCGCGGAGACCCTGGACAAAGTCATCAAAAAG GCCAAGACCGAGTCGGTCCCGGAGATAAATCCGCCGACATCGCACTTCTCGAGCGTGAGCCCCGCGCCCcctccgccgccgccgccccccGCACACTCCCCCGCTTCGCAGCCTAGCCCCAg GCATTTGCCTAGCCCGATGCCAGGGCCCAGCGGCATCAACAACATGTCTAACATCAGGTCGCCGTCTCAGCATCAG GGCGCCAAGGACCGCGACGGGCACGCCTCGCTACTAGTGTCGGTGCCTTTGCCCTCAACCAGCCACGGACTCAACCTCTCCGCGCACGCACAG GTATCAGCCGCATCGGAAATGTGCGGACCATCGCCACATATATTCCACCAACCGCAAAAGCAG GCGGCCATGGAGCCTAGCATGCCTGGGCACTCACCGCACGCGGTCCCGGGTCGATCCACTTGGGGCGGGCTCAACGTCACATACGAGATGCAACAGGACCCGAACAAACCGGG CGTGAGTGGCGTAGCTGGTCCGAGCAAGGACCCGGGCATGGTGCCCATGCCGCCCGCCGCCATTAGGAACAAGAAACGCTCCGCAATGGCTACGTCTGTCGTGTCTATGGCCAGTGCCCCCCCTCCGCCTACAC AGACATCGCAAAGCATGGGCGGCATGCGCCGGGCCCCGCAGCCTACCCCCCCGCCCATCTACCAGGAGACTATCAAAGATTCACCCCCCAGTTCGCCTA GTTCGGAGAGGCCCTTAAAACCCAAGATGGAGTCAAA CAGGGTGGGCGCCAGCTGCACAGCGCCGCACATGCTCGGCAATGAGCTGAACCCGGAGAGTGGTGTGGCGGCTCGGCTGCAGGAGCAGCTGAGCGCGGAGCTGCTGGCGCACGCGGCGGGCTCGGCCGGCGCGGAGCCGCTGGTGCCGCCGCCGCTCGTCAACAAAGCTGCGCCG AGCGGTGGATCAAGCCGATCAGGGGGTGCTCAGAGCCTGGACCAGCTGCTGGAGCGCCAATGGGAGCAGGGCTCTCAGTTCCTCATGGAGCAGGCACAGCATTTCGAca TTGCATCATTGTTGTCCTGCCTCCACCAGTTGCGCACTGAGAACGTTCGTTTGGAAGACCACGTGGGCAGTTTGCTTCAGCGACGAGACCATTTGCTGGCCGTAAATGCTAGGTTGGCCATCCCCCTCACAACTG TGTCAGCGGGTCCCCCGGAACCCAGTCGATGCACTCGTGAGAACGGGTCGCAGGTTCGACCCCCACCGCCGCCGCCGGTCCGCTCGGAGACAATCACGTCGGAACGATCTCACCAG CTGATAATGCGAGAAGTGCAGCAGAAGCCCAGCTGA
- the Alh gene encoding protein AF-10 isoform X14 yields the protein MKEMVGGCCVCSDERGWPDNPLVYCDGNGCTVAVHQACYGIVTVPTGPWYCRKCESPETKGKVRCELCPSKSGALKRTDTGGWAHVVCALYIPEVRFGNVTSMEPIVLRLIPPERYNKTCYICQDLGKSHRATAGACMQCNKSGCKQPFHVTCAQALGLLCEEAGNYLDNVKYCGYCQHHYSKLSGRKSSHTSSNASGKNTPNASKTPTNTSQPMGGKLHPSSDKKKPSPSRRGSSAGDAGSGSKASTPAPSPQHAAEQNQTSAGKGRTSGGSTPVNSKVAPPTASPSNKESVGVISSVAAATVTAAAAATAAPPSTASSSSVVQAPSKPYQESVITNVDSIDTKQTKKRKAVTAANNAAAEYVATPPPLVNDMTQNPLWESVPPSVELPAETLDKVIKKAKTESVPEINPPTSHFSSVSPAPPPPPPPPAHSPASQPSPRHLPSPMPGPSGINNMSNIRSPSQHQGAKDRDGHASLLVSVPLPSTSHGLNLSAHAQVSAASEMCGPSPHIFHQPQKQAAMEPSMPGHSPHAVPGRSTWGGLNVTYEMQQDPNKPGVSGVAGPSKDPGMVPMPPAAIRNKKRSAMATSVVSMASAPPPPTQTSQSMGGMRRAPQPTPPPIYQETIKDSPPSSPSSERPLKPKMESNRVGASCTAPHMLGNELNPESGVAARLQEQLSAELLAHAAGSAGAEPLVPPPLVNKAAPSGGSSRSGGAQSLDQLLERQWEQGSQFLMEQAQHFDIASLLSCLHQLRTENVRLEDHVGSLLQRRDHLLAVNARLAIPLTTVSAGPPEPSRCTRENGSQVRPPPPPPVRSETITSERSHQLIMREVQQKPS from the exons ATGAAGGAGATGGTAGGAGGTTGCTGTGTGTGCTCTGATGAGCGAGGTTGGCCCGACAACCCTCTGGTCTATTGTGATGGGAATGGTTGCACAGTCGCTGTACATCAAG cgTGCTACGGTATAGTCACAGTACCCACTGGGCCATGGTATTGCCGAAAATGCGAAAGTCCGGAGACTAAAGGCAAAGTG CGATGCGAGCTATGCCCGTCTAAGTCCGGAGCCCTAAAGCGAACAGACACCGGTGGCTGGGCCCACGTGGTCTGCGCCCTCTACATACCAGAAGTCCGCTTTGGAAATGTCACGTCTATGGAACCTATTGTCTTGAGGCTGATTCCCCCTGAAAGATATAACAAG ACATGTTACATTTGTCAAGATCTGGGTAAATCTCACCGCGCCACTGCTGGAGCTTGCATGCAGTGTAATAAATCGG GATGCAAACAGCCCTTCCATGTGACCTGCGCCCAAGCCCTGGGCCTGCTCTGTGAGGAAGCCGGCAACTATTTGGACAACGTCAAATACTGTGGTTATTGTCAACACCATTACAGCAAATTG TCTGGCCGCAAGTCGTCTCACACGAGCAGCAACGCCTCAGGCAAGAATACTCCGAACGCGTCCAAGACACCCACTAATACCAGTCAGCCTATGG GCGGAAAATTGCATCCATCGTCAGACAAAAAGAAGCCGTCGCCCTCGCGCCGCGGCTCATCGGCAGGCGACGCCGGGTCGGGAAGCAAGGCCAGCACGCCCGCGCCCTCGCCACAACACGCAGCTGAACAGAATCAGACCAGTGCTGGAAAAGGTAGAA CGTCAGGCGGCTCGACGCCCGTGAACAGTAAAGTGGCGCCGCCTACGGCGTCCCCCAGCAACAAGGAGTCTGTCGGTGTCATCAGTTCAGTTGCAGCGGCCACGGTGACCGCTGCGGCGGCTGCCACCGCCGCCCCGCCCAG TACCGCGTCATCCTCGTCCGTGGTCCAAGCGCCTTCGAAGCCGTACCAAGAGTCGGTGATCACCAACGTGGACTCCATTGACACCAAGCAGACGAAAAAGCGTAAAGCGGTCACCGCAGCCAACAACGCCGCCGCTGAATACGTGGCCACTCCCCCACCACTG GTGAATGACATGACCCAGAACCCGTTGTGGGAGAGTGTACCACCCTCCGTCGAGCTGCCCGCGGAGACCCTGGACAAAGTCATCAAAAAG GCCAAGACCGAGTCGGTCCCGGAGATAAATCCGCCGACATCGCACTTCTCGAGCGTGAGCCCCGCGCCCcctccgccgccgccgccccccGCACACTCCCCCGCTTCGCAGCCTAGCCCCAg GCATTTGCCTAGCCCGATGCCAGGGCCCAGCGGCATCAACAACATGTCTAACATCAGGTCGCCGTCTCAGCATCAG GGCGCCAAGGACCGCGACGGGCACGCCTCGCTACTAGTGTCGGTGCCTTTGCCCTCAACCAGCCACGGACTCAACCTCTCCGCGCACGCACAG GTATCAGCCGCATCGGAAATGTGCGGACCATCGCCACATATATTCCACCAACCGCAAAAGCAG GCGGCCATGGAGCCTAGCATGCCTGGGCACTCACCGCACGCGGTCCCGGGTCGATCCACTTGGGGCGGGCTCAACGTCACATACGAGATGCAACAGGACCCGAACAAACCGGG CGTGAGTGGCGTAGCTGGTCCGAGCAAGGACCCGGGCATGGTGCCCATGCCGCCCGCCGCCATTAGGAACAAGAAACGCTCCGCAATGGCTACGTCTGTCGTGTCTATGGCCAGTGCCCCCCCTCCGCCTACAC AGACATCGCAAAGCATGGGCGGCATGCGCCGGGCCCCGCAGCCTACCCCCCCGCCCATCTACCAGGAGACTATCAAAGATTCACCCCCCAGTTCGCCTA GTTCGGAGAGGCCCTTAAAACCCAAGATGGAGTCAAA CAGGGTGGGCGCCAGCTGCACAGCGCCGCACATGCTCGGCAATGAGCTGAACCCGGAGAGTGGTGTGGCGGCTCGGCTGCAGGAGCAGCTGAGCGCGGAGCTGCTGGCGCACGCGGCGGGCTCGGCCGGCGCGGAGCCGCTGGTGCCGCCGCCGCTCGTCAACAAAGCTGCGCCG AGCGGTGGATCAAGCCGATCAGGGGGTGCTCAGAGCCTGGACCAGCTGCTGGAGCGCCAATGGGAGCAGGGCTCTCAGTTCCTCATGGAGCAGGCACAGCATTTCGAca TTGCATCATTGTTGTCCTGCCTCCACCAGTTGCGCACTGAGAACGTTCGTTTGGAAGACCACGTGGGCAGTTTGCTTCAGCGACGAGACCATTTGCTGGCCGTAAATGCTAGGTTGGCCATCCCCCTCACAACTG TGTCAGCGGGTCCCCCGGAACCCAGTCGATGCACTCGTGAGAACGGGTCGCAGGTTCGACCCCCACCGCCGCCGCCGGTCCGCTCGGAGACAATCACGTCGGAACGATCTCACCAG CTGATAATGCGAGAAGTGCAGCAGAAGCCCAGCTGA
- the Alh gene encoding protein AF-10 isoform X15 — protein sequence MKEMVGGCCVCSDERGWPDNPLVYCDGNGCTVAVHQACYGIVTVPTGPWYCRKCESPETKGKVRCELCPSKSGALKRTDTGGWAHVVCALYIPEVRFGNVTSMEPIVLRLIPPERYNKTCYICQDLGKSHRATAGACMQCNKSGCKQPFHVTCAQALGLLCEEAGNYLDNVKYCGYCQHHYSKLSGRKSSHTSSNASGKNTPNASKTPTNTSQPMDKKKPSPSRRGSSAGDAGSGSKASTPAPSPQHAAEQNQTSAGKGRTSGGSTPVNSKVAPPTASPSNKESVGVISSVAAATVTAAAAATAAPPSTASSSSVVQAPSKPYQESVITNVDSIDTKQTKKRKAVTAANNAAAEYVATPPPLVNDMTQNPLWESVPPSVELPAETLDKVIKKAKTESVPEINPPTSHFSSVSPAPPPPPPPPAHSPASQPSPRHLPSPMPGPSGINNMSNIRSPSQHQGAKDRDGHASLLVSVPLPSTSHGLNLSAHAQVSAASEMCGPSPHIFHQPQKQAAMEPSMPGHSPHAVPGRSTWGGLNVTYEMQQDPNKPGVSGVAGPSKDPGMVPMPPAAIRNKKRSAMATSVVSMASAPPPPTQTSQSMGGMRRAPQPTPPPIYQETIKDSPPSSPSSERPLKPKMESNRVGASCTAPHMLGNELNPESGVAARLQEQLSAELLAHAAGSAGAEPLVPPPLVNKAAPSGGSSRSGGAQSLDQLLERQWEQGSQFLMEQAQHFDIASLLSCLHQLRTENVRLEDHVGSLLQRRDHLLAVNARLAIPLTTVSAGPPEPSRCTRENGSQVRPPPPPPVRSETITSERSHQLIMREVQQKPS from the exons ATGAAGGAGATGGTAGGAGGTTGCTGTGTGTGCTCTGATGAGCGAGGTTGGCCCGACAACCCTCTGGTCTATTGTGATGGGAATGGTTGCACAGTCGCTGTACATCAAG cgTGCTACGGTATAGTCACAGTACCCACTGGGCCATGGTATTGCCGAAAATGCGAAAGTCCGGAGACTAAAGGCAAAGTG CGATGCGAGCTATGCCCGTCTAAGTCCGGAGCCCTAAAGCGAACAGACACCGGTGGCTGGGCCCACGTGGTCTGCGCCCTCTACATACCAGAAGTCCGCTTTGGAAATGTCACGTCTATGGAACCTATTGTCTTGAGGCTGATTCCCCCTGAAAGATATAACAAG ACATGTTACATTTGTCAAGATCTGGGTAAATCTCACCGCGCCACTGCTGGAGCTTGCATGCAGTGTAATAAATCGG GATGCAAACAGCCCTTCCATGTGACCTGCGCCCAAGCCCTGGGCCTGCTCTGTGAGGAAGCCGGCAACTATTTGGACAACGTCAAATACTGTGGTTATTGTCAACACCATTACAGCAAATTG TCTGGCCGCAAGTCGTCTCACACGAGCAGCAACGCCTCAGGCAAGAATACTCCGAACGCGTCCAAGACACCCACTAATACCAGTCAGCCTATGG ACAAAAAGAAGCCGTCGCCCTCGCGCCGCGGCTCATCGGCAGGCGACGCCGGGTCGGGAAGCAAGGCCAGCACGCCCGCGCCCTCGCCACAACACGCAGCTGAACAGAATCAGACCAGTGCTGGAAAAGGTAGAA CGTCAGGCGGCTCGACGCCCGTGAACAGTAAAGTGGCGCCGCCTACGGCGTCCCCCAGCAACAAGGAGTCTGTCGGTGTCATCAGTTCAGTTGCAGCGGCCACGGTGACCGCTGCGGCGGCTGCCACCGCCGCCCCGCCCAG TACCGCGTCATCCTCGTCCGTGGTCCAAGCGCCTTCGAAGCCGTACCAAGAGTCGGTGATCACCAACGTGGACTCCATTGACACCAAGCAGACGAAAAAGCGTAAAGCGGTCACCGCAGCCAACAACGCCGCCGCTGAATACGTGGCCACTCCCCCACCACTG GTGAATGACATGACCCAGAACCCGTTGTGGGAGAGTGTACCACCCTCCGTCGAGCTGCCCGCGGAGACCCTGGACAAAGTCATCAAAAAG GCCAAGACCGAGTCGGTCCCGGAGATAAATCCGCCGACATCGCACTTCTCGAGCGTGAGCCCCGCGCCCcctccgccgccgccgccccccGCACACTCCCCCGCTTCGCAGCCTAGCCCCAg GCATTTGCCTAGCCCGATGCCAGGGCCCAGCGGCATCAACAACATGTCTAACATCAGGTCGCCGTCTCAGCATCAG GGCGCCAAGGACCGCGACGGGCACGCCTCGCTACTAGTGTCGGTGCCTTTGCCCTCAACCAGCCACGGACTCAACCTCTCCGCGCACGCACAG GTATCAGCCGCATCGGAAATGTGCGGACCATCGCCACATATATTCCACCAACCGCAAAAGCAG GCGGCCATGGAGCCTAGCATGCCTGGGCACTCACCGCACGCGGTCCCGGGTCGATCCACTTGGGGCGGGCTCAACGTCACATACGAGATGCAACAGGACCCGAACAAACCGGG CGTGAGTGGCGTAGCTGGTCCGAGCAAGGACCCGGGCATGGTGCCCATGCCGCCCGCCGCCATTAGGAACAAGAAACGCTCCGCAATGGCTACGTCTGTCGTGTCTATGGCCAGTGCCCCCCCTCCGCCTACAC AGACATCGCAAAGCATGGGCGGCATGCGCCGGGCCCCGCAGCCTACCCCCCCGCCCATCTACCAGGAGACTATCAAAGATTCACCCCCCAGTTCGCCTA GTTCGGAGAGGCCCTTAAAACCCAAGATGGAGTCAAA CAGGGTGGGCGCCAGCTGCACAGCGCCGCACATGCTCGGCAATGAGCTGAACCCGGAGAGTGGTGTGGCGGCTCGGCTGCAGGAGCAGCTGAGCGCGGAGCTGCTGGCGCACGCGGCGGGCTCGGCCGGCGCGGAGCCGCTGGTGCCGCCGCCGCTCGTCAACAAAGCTGCGCCG AGCGGTGGATCAAGCCGATCAGGGGGTGCTCAGAGCCTGGACCAGCTGCTGGAGCGCCAATGGGAGCAGGGCTCTCAGTTCCTCATGGAGCAGGCACAGCATTTCGAca TTGCATCATTGTTGTCCTGCCTCCACCAGTTGCGCACTGAGAACGTTCGTTTGGAAGACCACGTGGGCAGTTTGCTTCAGCGACGAGACCATTTGCTGGCCGTAAATGCTAGGTTGGCCATCCCCCTCACAACTG TGTCAGCGGGTCCCCCGGAACCCAGTCGATGCACTCGTGAGAACGGGTCGCAGGTTCGACCCCCACCGCCGCCGCCGGTCCGCTCGGAGACAATCACGTCGGAACGATCTCACCAG CTGATAATGCGAGAAGTGCAGCAGAAGCCCAGCTGA